Proteins from one Malania oleifera isolate guangnan ecotype guangnan chromosome 4, ASM2987363v1, whole genome shotgun sequence genomic window:
- the LOC131153923 gene encoding uncharacterized protein LOC131153923 has translation MCFPLSTLSNSVEGICSFIDSSGFSTTQTARPRDAQRNSPAKPKAPSEFHLLLYISRADNSIDNQRDAQRKSEPPPLMACATTRPAFSFHPSSSLSQPSLQKPKPHLTIPPLIPKTHPISAILRRPKTQFTSKSIDVSKEDKPVSGQPDSPTTPSTDSPPIPVEPENFDKRRLEEKFAVLNTGIYECRSCGFRYDEAAGDPSYPIPPGLEFDKLPEDWRCPTCGAAKSFFESKSVEIAGFAQNQQFGLGGNALTSGQKALLIYGSLLFFFALFLSGYFLQ, from the coding sequence atgtgTTTTCCACTTTCCACCTTATCCAACTCTGTAGAAGGCATATGCTCTTTCATTGATTCCTCTGGTTTCTCTACCACCCAGACGGCCAGACCCAGGGATGCGCAGAGGAATAGCCCAGCAAAACCAAAAGCCCCGTCGGAATTCCATTTGCTTCTGTACATTTCTCGCGCAGACAATAGCATAGATAATCAGAGAGACGCGCAGAGAAAGTCGGAACCACCACCATTGATGGCTTGTGCAACAACAAGACCCGCCTTCTCCTTCCACCCCTCTTCTTCCCTGTCTCAACCGTCtctccaaaaaccaaaaccccatCTCACGATTCCTCCTCTCATCCCCAAAACCCACCCAATTTCAGCCATTCTCAGACGCCCAAAAACCCAATTCACTTCGAAGTCCATTGATGTCTCCAAAGAAGACAAACCCGTTTCAGGACAACCCGATTCCCCCACAACACCCTCAACCGATTCACCTCCAATCCCAGTAGAGCCTGAAAATTTCGACAAACGCCGCCTCGAGGAGAAGTTTGCGGTACTGAACACCGGAATTTACGAATGCCGTTCTTGTGGGTTCCGCTATGACGAGGCCGCCGGAGACCCATCGTATCCGATCCCACCGGGGCTGGAATTTGACAAATTGCCAGAGGATTGGCGGTGCCCCACATGCGGGGCGGCGAAGTCGTTCTTCGAAAGCAAGAGTGTGGAGATTGCTGGGTTTGCTCAGAACCAACAATTCGGATTGGGTGGTAATGCACTTACCTCTGGCCAGAAGGCTCTGCTTATTTATGGTAGCTTGCTCTTCTTCTTTGCGTTGTTCTTATCTGGGTACTTTCTGCAATAG